A single region of the Granulicella aggregans genome encodes:
- a CDS encoding DHA2 family efflux MFS transporter permease subunit translates to MPSDSHLSEAPWKPSHNPWAIALTVTLATFMEVLDTSIANVALPHIAGSLGASGEEATWVLTSYLVSSAVVLPISGWLSNRFGRKRFYMTCVALFTVCSFLCGIATSLPLLIIARVLQGAGGGGLAPSEQAILADTFPIEKRGQAFAVYGMAVVVAPAIGPTLGGYITDNFNWHWIFFINIPIGLFSLWLSNRMVEDPPFLKARREAAKHLKVDFTGLGLVAIGVGFLEFTLDKGQEKDWFGSGEIQLCAMIAACTLIFFCFWEWNHPDPIVDLKLLKNRNFGTAVFLQLILGMVLFGSTVLIPQYLQGLLGYTAERAGEVLSPAGFVMMAMMMVAGRSLGLFDPRIMVAFGYAATAAGIYNLTRLDLNTAFHTVTIWRMLQVIGLPLIFIPISTLNYVGVPPSKTNQISSLSNFARNLGGSAGTALLTTFLARNAQVNQQRLSAHVYPGSFGYHFFTERIRELLMRGGTSSAAAGQIAMGQAYQQMLRQASMLSYQNAFFLLACTLVCLIPLPFIMRLPPKRAKPDPEALGGH, encoded by the coding sequence ATGCCATCCGATTCACACTTGTCAGAAGCTCCTTGGAAGCCTAGTCACAATCCATGGGCCATCGCTCTTACCGTCACCCTCGCCACCTTCATGGAGGTGCTGGACACGTCGATTGCCAACGTCGCCCTGCCGCACATCGCCGGATCGCTCGGCGCGTCGGGTGAAGAGGCCACATGGGTGCTCACCAGCTACCTCGTCTCGAGCGCCGTCGTCCTTCCGATATCCGGCTGGCTCTCCAACCGGTTCGGCCGCAAGCGCTTCTACATGACCTGCGTCGCGCTCTTCACCGTCTGCTCGTTCCTATGCGGCATCGCAACCAGCCTTCCCCTGCTCATCATCGCCAGAGTCCTGCAGGGCGCTGGCGGCGGCGGCCTCGCGCCCTCCGAACAGGCCATCCTCGCCGACACCTTCCCCATCGAGAAGCGCGGCCAGGCCTTCGCCGTCTACGGGATGGCAGTCGTCGTCGCTCCCGCCATCGGCCCAACCCTGGGCGGCTACATCACCGACAACTTCAACTGGCACTGGATCTTCTTCATCAACATCCCCATCGGACTCTTTTCGCTCTGGCTCTCGAACCGCATGGTCGAAGACCCACCCTTCCTGAAGGCCCGCCGCGAGGCCGCCAAGCACCTCAAGGTCGACTTCACCGGTCTCGGCTTGGTCGCCATCGGCGTCGGCTTCCTCGAGTTCACGCTTGACAAAGGCCAGGAAAAAGACTGGTTCGGCTCCGGTGAAATCCAGCTCTGCGCGATGATCGCCGCCTGCACTCTGATCTTCTTCTGCTTCTGGGAGTGGAACCACCCCGACCCCATCGTCGACCTCAAGCTGCTCAAGAACCGCAACTTCGGCACCGCCGTCTTCCTTCAGCTCATCCTCGGCATGGTGCTCTTCGGGTCTACGGTCCTCATCCCACAGTATCTGCAAGGCTTGCTCGGCTACACGGCCGAACGCGCCGGCGAGGTCCTCTCGCCCGCCGGCTTCGTCATGATGGCGATGATGATGGTCGCCGGCCGATCGCTCGGGCTCTTCGACCCTCGCATCATGGTCGCCTTCGGATACGCCGCCACTGCCGCCGGGATCTACAACCTCACCCGGCTCGACTTGAACACCGCCTTCCACACGGTCACCATCTGGCGCATGTTACAGGTCATCGGCCTCCCGCTGATCTTCATTCCCATCAGCACGCTGAACTACGTCGGCGTCCCGCCCTCAAAGACGAACCAGATCTCCAGCCTGTCGAACTTCGCCCGAAACCTGGGCGGGAGCGCGGGTACAGCCCTTCTGACCACATTTCTCGCGCGAAACGCTCAGGTCAACCAACAGCGGCTATCCGCCCACGTCTATCCAGGCAGCTTCGGCTACCACTTCTTCACCGAGCGCATCCGCGAGCTCCTGATGCGCGGTGGAACCTCATCCGCCGCGGCGGGTCAGATCGCAATGGGTCAGGCCTACCAACAGATGTTGCGTCAGGCGTCCATGTTGAGCTACCAAAACGCGTTCTTTCTGCTCGCCTGCACTCTGGTTTGCCTGATTCCATTACCGTTTATCATGCGTCTCCCGCCAAAACGCGCCAAGCCGGACCCCGAAGCCCTGGGCGGCCATTAA
- a CDS encoding UDP-glucose--hexose-1-phosphate uridylyltransferase: MAINELLNKRPHRRYNPLRKSWLLVSPQRTQRPWQGETDTSKPVAGAVHDPTCYLCPGNTRTSGVVNPEYKNVYSFTNDFPALRLDGDPIPAEPVTDSVVSRLMKVEPEAGTAKVLCFHPNHSLSLSYMTVPDLKLVVDEWAVETTELGAMPEINYVQIFENRGAMMGSSLPHPHCQIWATEHVPDEPALEGEAQLEYLQEHGSCLLCDYLAEELKLNERVVCQNDSFAAVVPFWAVWPFETLILSKTHVGAMPGLSDKQRTDLADLLIRLTTRYDNLFNTSFPYTMGFHQAPTDGKEHPEWHFHAHFYPPLLRSAQIKKFMVGFELLGMPQRDITPESAAERLRALPEVHP, encoded by the coding sequence GTGGCAATCAATGAGCTTCTGAACAAGAGACCGCATCGCCGTTATAACCCGCTGCGCAAGTCATGGCTGCTGGTATCGCCGCAGAGGACGCAGAGGCCGTGGCAGGGCGAGACGGATACGAGCAAGCCAGTTGCCGGAGCGGTGCATGATCCGACCTGCTATCTTTGCCCGGGAAACACGCGGACCAGCGGCGTGGTCAATCCGGAGTACAAGAATGTCTATTCATTTACGAACGATTTTCCTGCGCTCAGGCTTGACGGTGACCCGATTCCTGCCGAGCCGGTGACGGACTCGGTCGTGTCGCGGCTGATGAAGGTCGAGCCCGAGGCGGGAACGGCGAAGGTGCTCTGCTTCCATCCGAACCATAGCCTGTCGCTCTCGTACATGACGGTGCCGGACCTGAAGCTCGTTGTCGACGAGTGGGCGGTCGAGACGACGGAGCTGGGCGCGATGCCGGAGATCAACTACGTGCAGATCTTCGAGAACCGCGGCGCGATGATGGGATCGAGCCTGCCGCATCCGCACTGCCAGATCTGGGCGACCGAGCATGTTCCGGATGAGCCGGCGCTCGAAGGCGAGGCGCAGCTTGAGTATTTGCAGGAGCATGGGAGCTGCCTGCTGTGCGACTACCTTGCGGAGGAGTTGAAGCTGAATGAGCGCGTAGTCTGCCAGAACGACAGCTTCGCTGCGGTCGTGCCGTTCTGGGCGGTGTGGCCGTTCGAGACGCTGATCCTGAGCAAGACCCACGTTGGCGCGATGCCTGGGTTGTCAGACAAGCAGCGGACGGACCTTGCGGATCTGCTTATCCGGCTCACGACGCGGTACGACAATCTCTTCAACACCAGCTTTCCGTACACGATGGGATTTCACCAGGCTCCAACCGACGGTAAGGAGCACCCGGAGTGGCATTTTCATGCGCACTTCTATCCGCCGCTGCTGCGATCGGCGCAGATCAAGAAGTTTATGGTCGGGTTTGAGTTGTTGGGGATGCCACAGCGGGATATTACGCCGGAGAGTGCGGCGGAGCGGTTGCGGGCTTTGCCTGAGGTTCACCCATAA
- a CDS encoding radical SAM protein encodes MTLAVQTSTTLAEISAKIEHGTRIDVDEARYLWLNASTEEMQRLASLVRARFHAPGECTYMVMRIINYTNVCVAQCDYCAFYKLPGQAGGYVMSHEDVFAKIDELIALGGDLAAFNGGFNPALPLSYYCDLFAAIRARYGNAVEFYALTIAEFMYLADHAKISNAEAAQRLKAAGVRWITGGGSEILTEDFRARHSKFKYTVAEYFEAQRAIVEAELKTTATMVIGFDETLDERLEHLERTRKFQDETGGLASFLCWTFKPYFTQIGGIEITTAEYLKHLALCRIFFDNIPRIRTSVLTQNQQALEGLKYGADDFDLPIEDEVTQKAGATISLDFERILSYARELGFEPTYRHVALAGAKA; translated from the coding sequence ATGACGCTCGCTGTTCAAACCTCAACTACGTTGGCGGAGATATCCGCAAAGATAGAACACGGAACTCGCATCGATGTGGATGAGGCCCGGTATCTCTGGCTGAACGCTTCGACTGAGGAGATGCAGCGACTGGCTTCGCTCGTGCGGGCGCGGTTTCATGCCCCGGGTGAGTGTACGTACATGGTGATGCGCATCATCAATTACACCAACGTATGCGTGGCCCAGTGCGATTACTGCGCGTTCTACAAGCTGCCGGGGCAGGCTGGCGGATACGTGATGTCCCATGAGGATGTCTTCGCGAAGATCGATGAGCTGATTGCACTGGGCGGTGATCTGGCGGCGTTCAATGGCGGCTTCAACCCGGCGCTACCGCTGAGTTATTACTGCGATTTGTTTGCCGCGATACGGGCGCGCTACGGTAATGCCGTGGAGTTTTATGCGCTCACCATCGCGGAGTTCATGTATCTCGCGGACCACGCGAAGATCTCGAATGCGGAAGCTGCACAGAGGCTGAAGGCGGCGGGCGTTCGCTGGATTACCGGTGGCGGATCGGAGATTCTGACTGAGGACTTTCGGGCGCGGCACTCGAAGTTCAAGTACACGGTCGCGGAATACTTTGAAGCGCAACGGGCGATTGTTGAGGCGGAGCTGAAGACGACTGCGACGATGGTCATCGGTTTTGACGAGACGCTCGATGAGCGGCTTGAACACCTGGAACGGACTCGTAAGTTTCAGGACGAGACGGGCGGGCTGGCGAGCTTTCTCTGCTGGACTTTCAAGCCTTACTTCACGCAGATCGGTGGCATCGAGATTACGACGGCTGAGTACTTGAAACACCTCGCGCTGTGCCGGATCTTCTTCGACAACATCCCGCGGATTCGCACTTCGGTGCTGACCCAGAATCAGCAGGCGTTGGAGGGGTTGAAGTACGGGGCGGATGACTTCGATCTGCCGATCGAGGATGAAGTGACGCAGAAGGCCGGGGCGACGATCAGTTTGGACTTTGAGCGGATTCTTAGCTATGCGCGGGAGTTAGGATTTGAGCCGACTTATCGGCACGTTGCCTTAGCAGGCGCAAAAGCGTAA
- a CDS encoding 6-bladed beta-propeller yields MPIPAIALFCMANSLLAQAIGRAADPDTDAGARVAAVLRARVEASPKLPFAGTTFVARSPGAIWESGTVSGVAVDDTGDIYEIQRGDKADPVLVLSPDGRLLRSWGKGDFAIPHSIRVDAAGNVWTVDAGSSVVIKYSSKGEKLMSLHVGGQASSPPVFDGTTDIAFGPNGHVYITDGYANARVLEYSATGEKLREWGNAGMGPGEFHVPHSIQIDGFGTVYVADRENGRIERFDLDGKYLGEIAGLGRVFSVKLVHGVLWAAIQAANQPLTSGGWIVELDPKTGRMLGHLEVGELGGHALDVTPSGEPVTTMGHGLLWFKTK; encoded by the coding sequence ATGCCAATTCCGGCAATCGCTCTCTTTTGCATGGCTAACTCTTTGCTGGCGCAGGCCATCGGTCGTGCTGCCGATCCAGACACCGATGCAGGGGCGCGAGTTGCGGCCGTTCTTCGAGCGAGGGTCGAGGCTTCGCCGAAGCTGCCCTTTGCCGGGACCACCTTTGTCGCGCGGTCGCCAGGAGCGATCTGGGAATCGGGCACAGTCTCCGGGGTCGCGGTTGACGATACCGGAGATATCTACGAGATACAGCGAGGAGACAAGGCCGATCCCGTCCTTGTCTTAAGCCCGGACGGAAGGCTGCTGCGGTCATGGGGCAAGGGCGATTTCGCGATTCCGCATAGTATTCGCGTAGATGCAGCGGGCAATGTGTGGACCGTAGATGCCGGGTCTTCTGTTGTCATCAAGTACTCGTCGAAGGGCGAAAAGCTGATGAGCCTTCACGTGGGTGGACAGGCATCAAGCCCTCCAGTGTTCGATGGGACTACAGATATCGCCTTCGGGCCAAACGGGCATGTGTATATAACCGATGGCTACGCCAATGCGAGGGTGCTGGAATACTCGGCTACTGGCGAGAAGCTGAGGGAATGGGGCAACGCCGGTATGGGGCCTGGCGAGTTCCATGTGCCTCACAGTATTCAGATCGACGGATTCGGAACGGTCTACGTGGCTGATCGGGAGAATGGGCGTATTGAGAGATTTGATCTCGACGGGAAGTACCTTGGCGAGATAGCGGGGTTGGGAAGAGTTTTTTCGGTGAAGCTGGTGCACGGCGTTCTTTGGGCAGCAATACAAGCGGCGAATCAGCCATTGACTTCGGGTGGATGGATTGTTGAGCTCGATCCAAAGACTGGCAGGATGCTGGGACATCTTGAGGTGGGTGAACTGGGCGGACATGCTCTCGATGTGACGCCATCGGGAGAGCCGGTCACCACGATGGGACACGGTCTGCTGTGGTTCAAGACAAAGTGA
- a CDS encoding lactonase family protein has protein sequence MNSITRRAFLATSAASTIALRSTFASAQSTIPGKLLLVGTQTAATSKGVYAYSFDSVSGELKKVGLAAAAANPTFLCMTPDRKTVIVANETEDFGGQKSGAVSTFSLDTAAGTMTQLSQQASRGGSPCHVTTDHTGTSVFAANYSGGSAISFKLLGGKLSDAVSFEQYTGHGPNAERQEGPHAHRVTVSPDNKYLLVNDLGLDLIHVYALDAATGKLTPADTPAWKAPAGVGPRTLHFHPNGKYAYCVCEMSCQIIVLKWDADAGTLTTGQIAQLPLQPHPGEVTGCDIVLDKTARFGYYINRGDDFVATIAISADGSRLTFQRRSSCGGKIPRHLTLDPTERFLLVANQESDNIAVFPRDVNSGQLSEIGKSYPLSKPQCLVFPRG, from the coding sequence ATGAATTCGATTACACGGCGCGCCTTCCTCGCCACCTCCGCTGCATCGACGATCGCCTTGCGTTCAACCTTCGCCTCCGCCCAGAGCACCATCCCCGGAAAGCTGCTGTTGGTGGGCACCCAGACCGCCGCGACCAGCAAGGGCGTCTACGCCTACAGCTTCGATTCTGTCTCTGGTGAGTTGAAGAAGGTTGGTCTCGCTGCCGCCGCCGCGAACCCAACGTTCCTCTGTATGACCCCCGACCGCAAGACCGTCATTGTGGCCAACGAGACAGAAGACTTCGGCGGCCAGAAGAGCGGCGCGGTCTCAACTTTTTCACTGGATACTGCTGCCGGAACCATGACCCAGCTCAGCCAGCAAGCTTCAAGAGGCGGCAGCCCCTGCCACGTCACCACCGACCACACGGGCACCTCCGTCTTTGCGGCAAACTACAGCGGCGGCAGCGCCATCTCCTTCAAGCTCTTGGGAGGCAAGCTCAGTGACGCAGTCTCGTTCGAACAGTACACCGGCCACGGCCCCAACGCCGAGCGCCAGGAAGGCCCGCACGCCCACCGCGTCACCGTCTCGCCAGATAACAAGTATTTGCTAGTCAACGATCTCGGCCTCGACCTGATCCATGTCTACGCGCTCGATGCTGCCACCGGCAAGCTCACCCCCGCCGACACGCCCGCATGGAAGGCCCCAGCCGGAGTTGGCCCCCGCACCCTGCACTTCCATCCCAACGGCAAATACGCCTACTGCGTGTGCGAGATGAGCTGCCAGATCATCGTGCTCAAGTGGGACGCCGACGCCGGCACCCTGACCACCGGCCAGATTGCCCAGCTTCCGCTCCAACCCCACCCCGGCGAGGTCACCGGCTGTGACATCGTCCTCGACAAAACCGCCCGCTTCGGCTACTACATCAATCGCGGCGACGACTTCGTCGCTACCATCGCGATCTCCGCCGACGGCAGCCGCCTCACCTTCCAGCGGCGCAGCTCCTGCGGCGGCAAGATCCCCCGTCACCTCACGCTCGACCCCACGGAGCGCTTCCTCCTGGTCGCAAACCAGGAGTCCGACAACATCGCCGTCTTCCCCCGCGACGTCAACTCCGGCCAGCTATCGGAGATCGGCAAGAGCTACCCGCTCTCGAAGCCGCAGTGCCTGGTCTTCCCTCGCGGCTAG
- the galE gene encoding UDP-glucose 4-epimerase GalE, which translates to MEILVTGGAGYIGGTVTRLLLKAGHKVTVYDYMKHKQDSVVAEGATLVKGDIGDAELLTKVLTEKKYDGVMHFAALIEAGESMVKPEIFFRNNTASTLNLLETMLKTGHNKLVFSSTAACYGEPESSPIYEDAKLNPTNVYGESKLMVEHMLRWFNQIHGFRYASLRYFNVAGAIEGYGENHEPESHLIPLILDVAMGRRKSIRVYGSDYPTPDGTCIRDYIHVADLADAHLLALAALEKESKMIYNIGNGQGFSVRQVIDSVRRVTGREITVEEHDRRPGDPGVLVAASAKIVRELGWCPKYLELDQIIESAWAWHKHLYGEPA; encoded by the coding sequence ATGGAGATTCTGGTGACGGGTGGGGCGGGATACATCGGTGGGACGGTAACGCGGCTGCTGTTGAAGGCCGGTCACAAGGTCACGGTGTACGACTACATGAAGCATAAGCAGGACTCGGTTGTGGCCGAAGGCGCGACGCTGGTCAAGGGCGACATCGGTGACGCGGAGTTGCTGACCAAGGTGCTTACCGAGAAGAAGTACGACGGCGTAATGCACTTCGCGGCGCTGATCGAGGCGGGTGAGTCGATGGTGAAGCCGGAGATCTTCTTCCGCAACAACACCGCTTCGACATTGAACCTGCTGGAGACGATGTTGAAGACCGGGCACAACAAGCTGGTCTTCAGCTCGACGGCAGCGTGCTATGGCGAGCCGGAATCATCGCCGATCTATGAAGATGCGAAGCTGAACCCAACCAACGTTTACGGCGAATCAAAGCTGATGGTCGAGCACATGCTGCGTTGGTTTAACCAGATTCATGGCTTTCGCTACGCCAGCCTGCGGTACTTCAACGTGGCGGGCGCGATCGAGGGATACGGAGAAAATCATGAGCCAGAGTCGCATCTGATCCCGTTGATTCTCGATGTGGCGATGGGGCGACGGAAGAGCATTCGCGTCTATGGCAGCGACTACCCTACTCCGGACGGGACCTGCATTCGCGACTACATCCATGTGGCCGACCTTGCCGATGCGCACCTGTTGGCGCTGGCTGCGCTCGAGAAGGAATCGAAGATGATCTACAACATCGGGAACGGTCAGGGGTTCTCGGTGCGCCAGGTGATCGATTCGGTACGGCGTGTGACCGGGCGGGAGATCACGGTTGAGGAGCACGACCGGCGGCCGGGGGATCCGGGAGTGCTGGTGGCGGCTTCGGCCAAGATTGTGCGCGAACTAGGATGGTGCCCGAAGTATTTGGAACTGGACCAGATCATTGAGAGCGCGTGGGCGTGGCACAAGCATCTTTATGGAGAGCCGGCTTAG
- the galK gene encoding galactokinase: MNATELKTFHESAEGTSARVFRAPGRVNLVGEHTDYSGGFCMPAAINFETLIAGSPRTDRMLKLKSVDFGDSVEIDLDTLPMDRQKHWSGYVIGVVWSLRQAGIEVPAAALTITGNVPLGAGLSSSASLEIATGTALLALGGKSMPGAQLARICQIAENDYMGAPVGIMDQFVSANGKAGNALILDTRALTFDLAPIPSHLRLIIANSMVKHSLADGGAYASRRREVEEGAAAIAAYKPGATQLRDATLADLEVCKPYMSLEAYKRSRHVISDSQRVLDGAEMLRKGDIEGFGEMLNEAHRSYRDDFEASCPECDILQVIGQTQPGCYGSRLTGGGFGGCVVSVVEAEASDAFVATIKAEYMAQTSINPEVYVCATADGAGELG, from the coding sequence TTGAACGCTACAGAGCTAAAGACATTCCATGAATCCGCCGAGGGGACTTCCGCGCGGGTCTTTCGAGCGCCGGGCCGGGTAAACCTGGTCGGGGAGCACACGGATTACAGCGGTGGCTTCTGCATGCCTGCTGCTATCAATTTTGAGACTTTGATTGCTGGATCTCCACGTACCGACCGCATGCTCAAGCTGAAATCGGTCGATTTCGGCGACAGCGTGGAGATCGACCTGGACACGCTGCCGATGGATCGGCAGAAGCATTGGAGCGGATACGTGATCGGGGTCGTCTGGAGCTTGCGGCAGGCGGGTATAGAAGTGCCGGCGGCTGCTTTGACCATTACGGGAAACGTTCCCTTGGGCGCTGGGCTCAGTTCGTCGGCTTCGCTTGAGATTGCGACGGGGACAGCGCTGCTGGCGCTGGGTGGCAAATCCATGCCTGGGGCCCAATTAGCGCGAATCTGTCAGATCGCTGAAAACGATTACATGGGCGCTCCCGTCGGCATCATGGACCAGTTCGTCTCAGCCAACGGCAAGGCGGGGAATGCGCTGATTCTCGATACCCGCGCATTGACGTTCGATCTTGCACCGATTCCGTCGCACCTGCGGCTGATTATCGCGAACTCCATGGTTAAGCATTCGCTCGCCGACGGCGGAGCCTACGCTTCGCGCCGTCGCGAGGTGGAGGAAGGCGCAGCGGCGATTGCCGCATACAAGCCCGGCGCGACGCAGTTGCGCGATGCAACGCTTGCCGATCTCGAGGTCTGCAAGCCGTATATGTCGCTCGAAGCGTATAAGCGGAGCCGTCACGTGATCTCCGATAGCCAGCGCGTGCTCGACGGGGCGGAGATGCTGCGCAAGGGCGACATCGAAGGCTTCGGAGAGATGCTGAACGAGGCGCACCGGAGCTATCGCGATGACTTCGAGGCGAGCTGTCCGGAGTGCGACATCCTGCAGGTGATTGGGCAGACGCAGCCGGGCTGTTACGGCTCGCGGCTGACCGGCGGCGGCTTTGGCGGATGCGTGGTGAGTGTGGTCGAAGCCGAGGCGAGCGATGCCTTTGTGGCGACGATCAAGGCGGAGTACATGGCGCAGACCAGCATCAACCCGGAGGTGTATGTTTGCGCCACCGCCGATGGCGCTGGGGAGCTTGGGTAG
- a CDS encoding uroporphyrinogen-III synthase encodes MAHASFDGLRVLSLESRRSKEVAKLIKTYGGEAFVVPAMREVPLDTHQPALEFAAALIAGEFDVVVFFTGVGVRAMMQIIETRYSSAEFLTALRKTRVVARGPKPQGALRELNVPISVIAPEPATWREMLDAMKTEFGDSLGEFRVAVQEYGASNPEFLSALSELSGQVTKVPVYQWALPEDLQPLRESVLAIANAGVDVVLFMTAVQVIHLFQIAEQMGCVEELRSGMESIVVISIGPTTTEELLHYDIKPDFEPSRPKMGFMINEAAQYAGKVLRQKKSGVDVALATRLAGLTFSSNGSKSDEAGETEPVSIARPVKKVSPSTPTMAGFRDGLGPMDFLHEISSRIAAADSFHIVLERIVEFVSTAIPCDSCFIYVLEEQNLVLRASKNPHSEVDRVGMPIGQGITGWVAEHREPVAIAANASIDPRFKAFKNLPEDHFEAMLSTPIMSASKVVGVINLQHRLPYQHKTHEIRLLSMLGFLVGAEIERARLESENLQLASRLETRKAVDRAKGILQRDMTISEDDAYRMMQRESRQRRKSMREIAEAILLSEDLRKMRPEVLAK; translated from the coding sequence ATGGCACATGCCTCGTTCGACGGATTGCGCGTCCTGTCGCTGGAGTCGCGTCGATCCAAAGAGGTCGCCAAGCTGATCAAGACGTACGGGGGCGAGGCCTTCGTCGTCCCGGCCATGCGAGAAGTGCCGCTCGACACCCATCAGCCAGCGTTGGAGTTTGCGGCAGCCCTGATCGCCGGCGAGTTCGATGTGGTGGTCTTTTTCACTGGCGTTGGGGTGCGAGCGATGATGCAGATCATCGAGACCAGGTACTCTTCCGCGGAGTTTCTGACGGCGTTGCGCAAGACGCGCGTCGTGGCGCGAGGTCCTAAGCCTCAAGGCGCGCTGCGCGAGCTGAATGTTCCCATCTCTGTGATTGCGCCCGAGCCCGCGACCTGGCGCGAGATGCTGGACGCGATGAAGACAGAGTTTGGCGATAGTCTCGGAGAGTTTCGGGTGGCGGTGCAGGAGTATGGAGCTTCGAACCCGGAGTTCCTCTCGGCGCTTTCGGAGTTGAGCGGGCAGGTCACCAAGGTCCCGGTCTACCAGTGGGCTTTGCCTGAGGACCTGCAACCGTTGCGCGAGTCTGTGCTGGCGATCGCAAACGCCGGTGTCGACGTTGTGCTGTTTATGACTGCGGTCCAGGTGATCCACCTCTTCCAGATAGCGGAGCAGATGGGCTGCGTCGAGGAGCTTCGCAGCGGGATGGAGTCGATCGTGGTGATCTCGATTGGGCCGACGACGACCGAGGAGTTGTTGCACTACGACATCAAGCCGGACTTTGAGCCTTCCAGACCGAAGATGGGCTTCATGATTAATGAAGCAGCCCAGTATGCGGGCAAGGTGCTGCGGCAGAAGAAGAGCGGGGTTGACGTGGCGCTGGCGACGCGGCTTGCCGGGCTAACGTTTTCTTCAAACGGGTCAAAGAGCGACGAGGCGGGCGAGACAGAGCCAGTGTCGATCGCGCGGCCGGTGAAGAAGGTATCGCCGTCGACGCCGACCATGGCGGGATTTCGTGACGGGCTGGGGCCGATGGACTTTCTGCACGAGATCAGCAGCCGGATCGCGGCGGCGGACTCGTTCCACATCGTCCTGGAGCGAATTGTCGAGTTTGTGAGCACGGCGATTCCCTGCGACTCCTGCTTTATCTATGTGCTTGAGGAGCAGAATCTGGTGCTGCGGGCTTCGAAAAATCCGCACTCCGAGGTGGACCGTGTCGGTATGCCGATCGGGCAGGGAATTACGGGATGGGTGGCGGAGCATCGCGAGCCGGTAGCAATTGCTGCGAACGCCTCGATCGACCCACGGTTCAAGGCGTTCAAGAATCTGCCGGAGGACCACTTCGAGGCGATGCTTTCGACACCGATTATGAGCGCTAGCAAGGTTGTCGGGGTCATCAACCTTCAGCATCGGTTGCCCTATCAGCATAAGACCCACGAGATACGTCTGCTTTCGATGCTTGGCTTTCTTGTGGGTGCGGAGATTGAGCGGGCGCGGCTGGAGAGCGAGAACCTGCAGCTGGCCAGCAGGCTGGAGACCCGCAAGGCGGTCGATCGCGCGAAGGGAATTTTGCAACGCGATATGACGATCAGCGAGGACGACGCTTACCGCATGATGCAGCGCGAGAGCCGTCAGAGGCGGAAGTCGATGCGCGAGATCGCGGAAGCGATCCTGCTGAGTGAGGATCTGCGGAAGATGCGACCTGAGGTGTTGGCGAAGTAG